Proteins encoded within one genomic window of Pygocentrus nattereri isolate fPygNat1 chromosome 9, fPygNat1.pri, whole genome shotgun sequence:
- the spsb1 gene encoding SPRY domain-containing SOCS box protein 1: protein MGQKVPGGIKTVDMRDPAFRPLKLELQALDYTKPSRLDMLLDMPPASADVQVQHSWNNDDRSLNIFVKEDNKLIFHRHPVAQSTDAIRGRVGYTRGLHVWEISWAMRQRGTHAVVGVATGEAPLHSVGYTALVGNNSESWGWDLGRNKLYHDGKNQPSRTYPAFLEPDETFIVPDSFLVVLDMDEGTLSFIVDGQYLGVAFRGLKGRKLYPVVSAVWGHCEIRIRYINGLDPEPLPLMDLCRRSVRVALGRERLSEIHGLPLPASLKNYLLYQ from the exons ATGGGGCAGAAGGTTCCGGGAGGTATAAAGACGGTGGACATGCGGGACCCTGCGTTTCGGCCCCTCAAGCTGGAGCTGCAGGCCCTGGACTACACCAAGCCCTCCCGGCTCGATATGCTGCTGGACATGCCCCCCGCCTCAGCCGACGTGCAGGTGCAGCACTCGTGGAACAATGACGACCGCTCACTAAACATTTTTGTCAAAGAGGACAATAAGCTGATCTTCCACAGACACCCTGTAGCACAGAGTACAGACGCCATCCGGGGCCGCGTGGGCTACACGCGGGGACTGCACGTGTGGGAGATCAGTTGGGCTATGCGTCAGCGCGGCACACATGCTGTGGTTGGCGTGGCAACAGGGGAGGCGCCATTGCACTCTGTAGGATACACTGCTCTGGTAGGAAATAACAGCGAGTCCTGGGGCTGGGACCTGGGACGCAATAAACTCTATCACGATGGGAAGAACCAGCCCAGTAGAACGTATCCCGCCTTCCTGGAGCCAGATGAGACATTTATTGTTCCAGACTCATTTCTGGTGGTCCTGGACATGGACGAAGGGACTCTAAGCTTCATAGTGGATGGACAGTATCTGGGGGTGGCTTTCCGGGGACTGAAAGGCAGGAAGCTGTACCCTGTAGTAAGTGCGGTGTGGGGACATTGTGAAATCAGAATCCGGTACATCAATGGACTCGATC CTGAGCCGCTGCCTCTGATGGACCTGTGCAGACGCTCAGTGAGAGTAGCGTTGGGCCGGGAGCGACTAAGTGAAATTCATGGACTTCCCTTACCCGCCTCCCTTAAGAACTACCTGCTCTACCAATGA